A region of the Cupriavidus taiwanensis genome:
GTCTGGCGGTGATGACCGATACGCAGGCACTGCGCATCCTGTTCGACGGCAAGCGCGCCACCGGCGTGGAGGTGGTCCGTGGCGGCACGGTGCAGGTGCTGCGCGCGCGGCGCGAGATCGTGCTCAGCGGCGGCGCCTTCAACTCGCCGCAACTGCTGCTGGCCTCGGGCATCGGCCCGGCCGCGCACCTGCGCGAGCTTGGCATCGACGTGGTCCACGAACTGCCGGGCGTGGGCGAGAACCTGCAGGATCATCTCGACATCATCGTCAACAAGCAGCTGCAGACCACCGAGCTGTTCGGCAAGACCGGCCGCGGCATGCTGCGGCTCGCGCGCGAGGTGATGCGCTACCGGCGCACGCGCACCGGCATGGTGACCTCGAATATCGCCGAGGCCGGCGCGTTCCTGCGCAGCCGGCCCGAACTGGAGATCCCCGACGTGCAGCTGCACTTCGCGGTGGCGCTGGTCGGTAACCGCAACCTGGGCAACCTGGGCCACGGCTACTCCTGCCATGCCTGCGTGCTGCGCCCCAAGAGCCGCGGCCACGTGCGCCTGCGCAGCGCCGACACGCGCGAAGCGCCGCTGATCGATCCGCGCTTCCTCTCGGCCGAGGAAGACATGGCCGGCATGGTCGAAGGGGTGCGCGCGATCCGCCGCATCTTCGCCCAGCCCGCACTGGCGCAGCACGGCGGGCGCGAGGTGCTGACCGATGCGTTCGGCCCCGACAGCGGCAACGAGGCGGCGATCCAGGACTTCGTGCGCAACCACGCCGATACGGTCTACCACCCGGTCGGCACCTGCAAGATGGGCGTCGACGACATGGCCGTGGTCGACCCGGAACTGCGCGTGCGCGGCGTGCAGGGCCTGCGCGTCGCCGATGCCTCGATCATGCCGACCCTGGTCGGCGGAAACACCAACGCGCCGGCCATCATGATCGGCGAAAAGGCCGCGGACCTGCTCAGGGCCGCGCTCCGCTGAGTCCCATCTGCATTGGCACAAACACTACCAAGGAGACCACCATGCAAGCCACCGCACCCGCCACCATCAGCCCGCAAGACTACCGTGCGCTCGAGCCGGAGCCGTTTCCCTTCACCGTGCGCCGCTGCACG
Encoded here:
- a CDS encoding GMC family oxidoreductase, whose product is METRAKDTAGAPAEFDYIVIGAGSAGCAVAGRLAEDASVTVALLEAGPHDHHYAIWAPVGIAAVVPRAGPRNYGYYTEPQAGLNGRRSYQPRGRGLGGSSSINGMVYIRGHRRDYDDWAALGCRGWGFDDVLPYFRRSERNPRLGGKQDPLHGDDGPLHVSDLRSPNPFAQRFVEAAMQAGLPRNDDFNGATQEGAGLYQVTQHNGERWNAARAYLHSGNAADAALNGGRRGLAVMTDTQALRILFDGKRATGVEVVRGGTVQVLRARREIVLSGGAFNSPQLLLASGIGPAAHLRELGIDVVHELPGVGENLQDHLDIIVNKQLQTTELFGKTGRGMLRLAREVMRYRRTRTGMVTSNIAEAGAFLRSRPELEIPDVQLHFAVALVGNRNLGNLGHGYSCHACVLRPKSRGHVRLRSADTREAPLIDPRFLSAEEDMAGMVEGVRAIRRIFAQPALAQHGGREVLTDAFGPDSGNEAAIQDFVRNHADTVYHPVGTCKMGVDDMAVVDPELRVRGVQGLRVADASIMPTLVGGNTNAPAIMIGEKAADLLRAALR